In the genome of Pseudomonas putida, one region contains:
- a CDS encoding LysR family transcriptional regulator encodes MQLPDMNLLVALDALLDEGSVVGAAQRMNLSPAAMSRTLGRIRDALGDPILVRAGRGLVPTPRALALREQVSALVEQAGQVFRSGDNVDLPSLERAFNIRTNDLFIALYGAQLLRMMHEQAPRTVLRFVPESPGGDDDSVLRDGRTDLIISSTVEFGPEIKVQSLFHTEYIGLARRDHPIFDAEITPECFAAYPQISVSRRGRANGPIDVELANFKAQRRVALITPSFHSAMFSLPDSDLILPMPANILNSVNKLGLPLRSFRIPLPLEQVTVMQAWHPRFQNDPAHRWLRQTLKACCSVDP; translated from the coding sequence ATGCAATTGCCCGATATGAACCTGCTCGTCGCCCTCGATGCCCTGCTCGATGAGGGCAGTGTGGTCGGCGCGGCGCAGCGCATGAACCTGAGTCCGGCGGCCATGAGCCGCACCTTGGGGCGGATCCGCGATGCGTTGGGCGACCCGATCCTGGTGCGCGCAGGCCGGGGTTTGGTGCCCACCCCTCGGGCATTGGCCCTGCGCGAACAGGTGTCGGCCCTGGTGGAGCAGGCCGGGCAAGTGTTTCGCAGTGGCGACAATGTGGACCTGCCGAGCCTGGAGCGGGCTTTCAACATCCGCACCAACGACCTGTTCATTGCCCTGTATGGGGCCCAGCTGTTGCGCATGATGCACGAGCAAGCGCCACGCACGGTGCTCAGGTTCGTGCCGGAGAGCCCGGGTGGCGACGACGACAGCGTGCTGCGCGACGGGCGCACTGACTTGATCATCAGCTCGACCGTGGAGTTCGGGCCGGAGATCAAGGTGCAGAGCCTGTTTCACACCGAGTACATCGGCCTGGCGCGCCGTGACCATCCGATCTTCGACGCCGAGATCACCCCGGAGTGTTTTGCCGCCTACCCGCAGATCAGTGTGTCGCGACGCGGCCGGGCCAACGGGCCGATCGATGTGGAACTGGCCAACTTCAAGGCTCAGCGGCGTGTGGCGCTGATCACCCCGAGTTTTCATTCAGCGATGTTCTCGCTGCCTGATTCGGATCTGATCCTGCCGATGCCAGCCAACATCCTCAACAGCGTGAACAAACTGGGCCTGCCGCTGCGCTCGTTCCGGATCCCATTGCCGCTGGAACAGGTGACCGTCATGCAGGCCTGGCACCCGCGCTTTCAGAACGATCCGGCGCATCGTTGGCTGCGCCAGACGCTCAAGGCCTGTTGCAGCGTCGACCCGTGA
- a CDS encoding universal stress protein, giving the protein MPRPVLIAIDASSAASALLDLAQRYCRPDEHELHVLLAIDSTFAVHDHPTTYTKQEQQEYPAACEEQHLADQAVARAVSALRDAGFGSHGCMVAAEPVEAIVGKAQALDCELIIMGHRHLSRLGRLLDPSISAKVIDRVQIPVLVGAAG; this is encoded by the coding sequence ATGCCCCGCCCGGTCCTGATCGCCATCGACGCCTCCTCCGCCGCCAGCGCCCTGCTCGACCTCGCCCAGCGCTATTGCAGGCCCGACGAGCACGAGTTGCACGTGCTGCTGGCCATCGACTCGACCTTCGCCGTGCACGACCACCCGACGACCTACACCAAACAGGAGCAGCAGGAGTACCCGGCCGCCTGCGAAGAACAGCACCTGGCCGACCAGGCCGTGGCCAGGGCCGTGAGTGCATTGCGCGACGCCGGCTTCGGCAGCCACGGCTGCATGGTCGCCGCCGAACCGGTCGAGGCCATCGTCGGCAAGGCTCAGGCGCTGGACTGCGAACTGATCATCATGGGCCACCGCCACCTGTCGCGGCTGGGGCGACTGCTGGATCCGTCGATCAGCGCCAAGGTGATCGATCGGGTGCAGATTCCGGTGTTGGTGGGGGCGGCGGGATAA
- a CDS encoding efflux RND transporter periplasmic adaptor subunit, with amino-acid sequence MKKFFSLIATLLVLAGAVVIGRQLWLHYMTTPWTRDGRVRADIINVAADVPGYVVDVPVKDNQRVKKGDLLIQIDPEHYQLAVDQARALVASRKATWEMRKVNAKRRADLDNLVISKENRDDASNIASSALADYQQAQAQLAAAELNLKRTRIIATVDGYVTNLNIHKGDYARTGEAVMAVVDENSFWVYGFFEETKLPHVKVGDQAELQMMSGERIKGHVESIARGIYDRDNPQSRELIADVNPTFNWVRLAQRVPVRIHIDEVPEGFLLAAGTTCTVVVKPSEG; translated from the coding sequence ATGAAAAAGTTCTTCAGCCTGATCGCTACCTTGCTGGTGCTGGCGGGTGCCGTGGTGATCGGTCGCCAGTTGTGGCTGCACTACATGACCACCCCCTGGACCCGCGATGGCCGGGTGCGCGCCGACATCATCAACGTCGCCGCCGATGTACCGGGCTATGTGGTGGATGTGCCGGTCAAGGACAACCAGCGGGTGAAGAAGGGCGACCTGCTGATCCAGATCGACCCCGAGCATTACCAACTGGCGGTGGACCAGGCCAGGGCCCTGGTCGCCTCGCGCAAGGCCACCTGGGAGATGCGCAAGGTCAATGCCAAGCGCCGCGCCGACCTGGACAACCTGGTGATCTCCAAGGAAAACCGTGACGACGCCAGCAATATCGCAAGCTCTGCGCTGGCCGACTATCAGCAGGCTCAGGCCCAGCTGGCGGCCGCCGAGCTCAACCTCAAGCGCACGCGGATCATCGCCACGGTCGATGGCTATGTGACCAACCTGAACATCCACAAGGGCGACTACGCCCGCACCGGCGAAGCGGTGATGGCGGTGGTGGATGAAAATTCGTTCTGGGTGTATGGCTTCTTCGAGGAGACCAAGCTGCCCCACGTGAAGGTGGGCGACCAGGCCGAGCTGCAGATGATGAGCGGCGAGCGCATCAAGGGGCATGTGGAGAGCATCGCCCGCGGTATCTACGACCGCGACAACCCGCAGAGCCGCGAGCTGATCGCCGATGTGAACCCGACGTTCAACTGGGTGCGCCTGGCCCAGCGGGTGCCGGTGCGCATTCACATCGATGAAGTGCCGGAAGGCTTTTTGCTGGCGGCGGGGACGACCTGCACGGTGGTGGTCAAGCCGAGCGAGGGCTGA
- a CDS encoding DUF1656 domain-containing protein — protein sequence MPREIAFHGVYMPTMTLMFLFAAGLAWGLDRFIASHDGYRFFWHPALLRLCLFICLFGAMALSVYW from the coding sequence ATGCCTCGTGAAATCGCCTTCCATGGCGTGTACATGCCCACCATGACCTTGATGTTCCTGTTCGCCGCCGGCCTGGCCTGGGGCCTGGACCGCTTCATCGCAAGCCATGACGGTTACCGCTTCTTCTGGCACCCGGCGCTGCTGCGCCTGTGCTTGTTCATCTGCCTCTTCGGCGCCATGGCGCTGTCTGTCTACTGGTGA
- a CDS encoding FUSC family protein — translation MSTSSLPLRWLQSLEWRRGFFAWARTDGVTWVYIFKVLAAAFITLWLAMRLELPQPRTAMITVFIVMQPQSGHVFAKSFYRVLGTLAGSAMMVALVAVFPQNTELFLPSLALWVGLCSAGAMRYRTFQAYGFVLAGYTAAMIGLPVLQHPDQAFMAAVWRVLEISLGILVSTLVSAAILPQSASAAMRNALYQRFGVFAGVVVEALRGDSQPDRYESSNVRFIAEAVGLESLRNVTAFEDPHMRRRSGRLVRMNSEFMAITTRFNALHSLLERLRARGPLQIVGAIEPGLATLAELLDPYVGRALTDADALRLTLELAAYKEGLQAQVRGLRADYLKTDPSESDLLDFHTAFELLYRFVDEMYSYAQTHASLAAHKHEREQWDEPYVAQTSWLVSLAAGVRASAVLLLLGSYWLLSDWPSGAMMTLIATVTVGLSAASPNPKRMSFQMACGTMIGAFVGFFETFFVFPWIDGFPLLCMVLAPVFVLGAFLSSRPAYAGYGIGLLVFFAIGSVPNNLTVYDPYVFINDYIGMVIGMLVCAAAGAIILPPNSRWLWSRLEQDLREQVLFAITGRLRGLGSAFESRTRDLLHQAYGLAAGRPQVQSELMRWMFTVLEIGHAIIELRKEQVRAPIHPAYAESQPWRQAIRVMGRALARLFLQPNASNHERALVAVDHAISRVQATDEPFARHFDTSVLRRVQSYLHFIRTSLLDPKSPLAPAKGLHHAS, via the coding sequence CGCGGACTGACGGGGTGACCTGGGTCTACATCTTCAAGGTCCTGGCTGCAGCGTTCATCACTTTGTGGCTGGCCATGCGCCTGGAGTTGCCGCAACCGCGCACGGCGATGATCACGGTGTTCATCGTCATGCAACCACAGAGCGGGCATGTGTTCGCCAAGAGCTTCTACCGGGTGCTCGGCACCTTGGCGGGCTCGGCGATGATGGTCGCGTTGGTCGCCGTCTTTCCGCAGAACACCGAGCTGTTCCTGCCCAGCCTGGCCCTGTGGGTCGGCCTGTGCTCGGCCGGCGCTATGCGCTACCGCACCTTCCAGGCCTATGGCTTCGTGCTGGCTGGCTACACCGCGGCGATGATCGGTCTGCCGGTGCTGCAACACCCCGACCAGGCCTTCATGGCAGCGGTGTGGCGCGTGCTGGAGATCTCCCTGGGGATCCTGGTCTCGACCCTGGTCAGCGCGGCGATCCTGCCCCAGTCGGCCAGCGCTGCCATGCGCAACGCCCTGTACCAGCGCTTTGGGGTGTTCGCCGGGGTGGTGGTCGAGGCCCTGCGTGGCGACAGCCAGCCGGACCGCTATGAAAGCAGCAACGTGCGCTTCATCGCCGAGGCCGTGGGCCTGGAGAGCCTGCGCAACGTCACGGCCTTCGAAGACCCGCACATGCGCAGGCGCTCGGGCCGGTTGGTGCGCATGAACAGCGAGTTCATGGCCATCACCACCCGCTTCAATGCCCTGCACAGCCTGCTGGAGCGCCTGCGCGCCCGCGGTCCGCTGCAGATCGTCGGGGCCATCGAACCGGGCCTGGCGACCCTTGCCGAGCTGCTCGATCCCTATGTGGGCCGCGCGCTGACCGACGCCGATGCGCTACGCCTGACCCTGGAGCTGGCGGCCTACAAGGAAGGCCTGCAAGCCCAGGTGCGTGGCCTGCGCGCCGACTACCTCAAGACCGACCCCAGCGAATCGGACCTGCTCGACTTCCACACGGCCTTCGAGCTGCTGTACCGCTTCGTCGACGAGATGTACAGCTACGCCCAGACCCACGCCTCGCTCGCTGCCCACAAGCACGAGCGCGAACAGTGGGACGAGCCCTACGTGGCCCAGACCAGCTGGCTGGTGTCGCTGGCCGCTGGCGTGCGTGCTTCGGCGGTGCTGTTGCTGCTGGGCAGCTACTGGCTGCTGAGCGACTGGCCAAGCGGCGCCATGATGACCCTGATCGCCACGGTCACCGTGGGTTTGTCGGCGGCCTCGCCGAACCCCAAGCGCATGTCCTTCCAGATGGCGTGCGGCACGATGATCGGGGCCTTCGTCGGCTTCTTCGAGACCTTCTTCGTCTTCCCCTGGATCGACGGCTTCCCGCTGCTGTGCATGGTGTTGGCGCCGGTGTTCGTGCTGGGCGCGTTTCTTTCCTCGCGCCCGGCCTATGCCGGCTACGGCATCGGCCTGCTGGTGTTCTTCGCCATCGGTTCGGTGCCGAACAACCTGACCGTGTACGACCCCTACGTGTTCATCAACGATTACATTGGCATGGTCATCGGCATGCTGGTCTGCGCCGCCGCCGGGGCCATCATCCTGCCGCCGAACAGCCGCTGGCTGTGGAGCCGTCTGGAGCAGGACCTGCGCGAGCAAGTGCTGTTCGCCATCACCGGTCGCCTACGGGGGCTGGGTTCGGCCTTCGAGAGCCGCACCCGCGACCTGCTGCACCAAGCCTACGGCCTGGCTGCCGGCAGGCCGCAGGTGCAGAGCGAGCTGATGCGTTGGATGTTCACGGTGTTGGAAATCGGTCACGCGATCATCGAGCTGCGTAAAGAACAGGTGCGCGCGCCAATCCACCCGGCCTATGCCGAAAGCCAGCCCTGGCGCCAGGCCATCCGGGTGATGGGCCGGGCCTTGGCGAGGTTGTTCCTGCAGCCCAATGCCAGCAACCACGAACGCGCGCTGGTGGCGGTTGACCACGCCATCAGCCGCGTGCAGGCCACTGACGAACCTTTCGCCCGGCACTTCGACACCTCGGTGTTGCGCCGGGTGCAGAGCTACCTGCATTTCATCCGCACCTCCCTGCTCGACCCCAAGTCGCCCCTGGCTCCGGCCAAAGGATTGCACCATGCCTCGTGA